From a region of the Helicobacter hepaticus ATCC 51449 genome:
- the ribA gene encoding GTP cyclohydrolase II: protein MKYEISEQAKLPTRFGNFFTKSFREYGKNNTLFEHLVVFTHTLGETPLVRIHSECLTGDVFGSKKCDCGNELALAMEQIAHNTEGGMLIYLRQEGRGIGLFNKINAYALQDKGYDTVEANQQLGFAGDMRSYEIVGEIFKHFHITHINLLTNNPRKIDALAPYAKVVRHSIITPSNPHNQAYLEVKKQKLGHLL from the coding sequence ATGAAATATGAAATATCAGAACAAGCCAAACTTCCTACGCGTTTTGGTAACTTTTTTACTAAAAGTTTTCGTGAATATGGGAAAAATAACACTCTTTTTGAACATCTTGTAGTTTTTACACATACACTTGGAGAAACTCCTCTTGTAAGGATTCACTCTGAATGTCTCACAGGCGATGTTTTTGGTTCAAAAAAATGTGATTGTGGTAATGAACTTGCCTTAGCAATGGAACAAATTGCGCACAATACCGAAGGTGGAATGCTTATTTATTTGCGTCAAGAAGGACGTGGTATTGGATTATTTAATAAAATTAATGCTTATGCCCTGCAAGATAAAGGCTATGACACAGTGGAGGCAAATCAACAACTCGGATTTGCAGGTGATATGCGTAGTTACGAAATTGTGGGAGAAATTTTTAAACATTTTCATATTACACACATCAATCTTCTTACAAATAATCCGCGTAAAATAGACGCATTAGCACCTTATGCAAAAGTTGTGCGTCATAGCATTATCACGCCAAGCAATCCCCATAATCAAGCATATTTGGAAGTCAAAAAACAAAAGCTTGGGCACTTGCTCTAA
- a CDS encoding molybdopterin molybdotransferase MoeA — translation MAAYPTLISYEEALEILQNLPIKPLGTQQVHFKNALHRICAQDICAPQDYPAYPTAAMDGYAIIFEDLPLLLSQGLKILPPNKAGNPTRPTLEKGYAIKTFTGSLMPINADTLIIVEHITLKNNRIFLNVPKEQVCKSQWIRQVGDNYKKGEILLRKGDKIGAFEIGLLAELNCNFIQVYQKVRVGVICVGDEIVEVGAMSEHTNMVRSVNTHLLESLLLEMNQEPIIYPILKDDKALIKATYEQALKECDVLLSAGGMSMGDYDYTQEVIKELTQIQFKGVRLKPGKPVTCGIFCNANKTTFVLGLPGFPNSCAITFLLFGSFILARLQNNIYKPITLQAKLLEDVYRTDSRMEFRACELINDNGTLGVKFSTKKSLQSSMINNLTHNTALALLAENGSNLQAGESIQIMLLNQF, via the coding sequence ATGGCAGCTTATCCCACACTCATAAGCTATGAGGAAGCATTAGAAATTTTGCAAAACCTCCCCATTAAACCCCTTGGCACACAACAAGTGCATTTCAAAAATGCACTTCATAGAATCTGCGCACAAGATATATGCGCACCGCAGGATTATCCTGCTTATCCTACTGCAGCAATGGACGGCTATGCAATCATTTTTGAAGACTTGCCCCTGCTCCTCTCTCAAGGTTTAAAAATCCTCCCACCAAATAAAGCAGGGAATCCTACACGTCCAACTCTTGAAAAAGGCTATGCAATCAAAACTTTTACCGGCTCTTTAATGCCTATAAATGCCGATACACTTATCATTGTAGAGCATATCACACTTAAAAATAATAGAATCTTCCTCAATGTGCCTAAAGAACAAGTGTGTAAATCTCAATGGATTCGGCAAGTGGGTGATAATTATAAAAAAGGTGAAATCTTGTTGCGTAAAGGCGATAAAATCGGTGCTTTTGAAATTGGTTTGCTCGCTGAACTGAATTGTAATTTTATTCAAGTCTATCAAAAAGTGCGTGTAGGCGTGATATGTGTAGGTGATGAGATTGTTGAAGTAGGTGCAATGAGTGAGCATACAAATATGGTCCGAAGTGTAAACACTCATCTTTTAGAATCTTTACTTTTAGAAATGAATCAAGAGCCTATTATCTATCCTATTCTTAAAGATGATAAAGCGCTGATTAAAGCTACTTATGAACAAGCGCTTAAAGAATGTGATGTGCTTCTTAGTGCTGGAGGTATGAGTATGGGGGATTACGATTACACCCAAGAAGTAATAAAAGAACTTACACAAATACAATTTAAAGGTGTGCGACTAAAGCCGGGCAAACCTGTAACTTGCGGTATATTTTGTAATGCTAATAAAACAACTTTTGTGCTTGGGTTGCCCGGATTCCCAAATTCGTGTGCAATAACTTTTCTACTTTTTGGCTCCTTCATTCTTGCACGATTACAAAATAACATCTATAAACCCATAACACTTCAAGCAAAGCTCCTTGAAGATGTATATCGCACAGATTCTCGTATGGAATTTCGTGCCTGTGAGCTTATAAATGATAATGGCACACTTGGAGTTAAATTTAGCACTAAAAAATCCTTGCAAAGTTCAATGATTAATAATCTCACACATAATACTGCCCTCGCACTTCTTGCAGAAAATGGCAGTAACTTACAAGCAGGAGAATCTATCCAAATAATGCTCTTAAATCAGTTTTAA
- a CDS encoding MoaD/ThiS family protein encodes MIRVDFLGPMSDIPSRELEARTLYELKEILNQDETLRSWLDISAVAVNDEIIEDLSYPLSYGDKVALLPPVCGG; translated from the coding sequence ATGATTAGAGTTGATTTTTTAGGTCCAATGAGCGATATTCCCTCGCGCGAATTAGAAGCACGCACACTTTATGAGCTCAAAGAGATTCTCAACCAAGACGAGACATTGCGTTCGTGGCTTGATATTAGTGCTGTGGCAGTCAATGATGAAATTATTGAAGACCTCTCCTATCCTCTTTCTTATGGCGATAAAGTGGCACTTCTTCCTCCTGTATGCGGTGGCTGA
- a CDS encoding molybdopterin synthase catalytic subunit, producing the protein MLNLYKGALPTCEIYTKWENLAQSKNAGALSIFTGIVRAENNISALSFDIYEPLLRKWFDKWQQKAQNHFDTYICMAHSVGDVLCGQSSYMCGIISAQRKGVLGIYEDFIEDFKANAPIWKYDVINHQRIYAKERSKPLQGSGILGSQNDTSF; encoded by the coding sequence ATGCTCAATCTTTATAAAGGAGCATTGCCTACTTGTGAGATTTATACCAAATGGGAGAATCTCGCCCAAAGCAAAAATGCTGGAGCATTGAGTATTTTTACGGGTATCGTGCGTGCAGAAAATAACATAAGCGCATTGAGTTTTGATATATATGAGCCGCTTTTACGCAAATGGTTTGATAAATGGCAACAAAAAGCGCAGAATCATTTTGATACATATATTTGTATGGCTCACAGCGTAGGCGATGTGCTATGCGGACAAAGCTCTTATATGTGTGGCATTATTTCCGCACAACGCAAAGGTGTGCTTGGTATATATGAAGACTTTATAGAGGATTTTAAAGCAAATGCACCTATTTGGAAATATGATGTTATCAATCATCAAAGAATCTATGCCAAAGAACGCAGCAAACCTTTGCAAGGTAGCGGTATTTTAGGTAGTCAAAATGACACATCATTCTAA
- the mobB gene encoding molybdopterin-guanine dinucleotide biosynthesis protein B yields the protein MTHHSKLTHTPIIFAFSGKSNSGKTTLICKLCEYLKPKAKVAVIKHDPKDKAIFDTQGKDSYEFFQRSSAVALLSPTRTILQIKHNENSQNTQEIESNALFRVLKQFKSYDYIFIEGLKTLPFPRIVIAREHIESSYIPYANAFAIDESVKNTHILPSNLPIFNLNDVGQIAAFINAYPKSTSFKGA from the coding sequence ATGACACATCATTCTAAACTCACGCACACGCCCATTATCTTTGCCTTTAGTGGAAAAAGTAATAGTGGCAAAACGACACTTATTTGCAAACTCTGTGAATATTTAAAGCCAAAGGCAAAGGTTGCTGTGATTAAGCACGACCCAAAAGATAAGGCAATTTTTGATACACAAGGCAAAGATTCTTATGAGTTTTTTCAACGCTCTAGTGCAGTAGCCCTGCTCTCCCCTACTCGCACGATTTTACAAATAAAGCATAATGAAAATTCTCAAAACACGCAAGAAATAGAATCTAATGCTCTATTTAGAGTATTAAAGCAATTTAAAAGCTATGATTATATATTTATTGAAGGGCTTAAAACTTTGCCTTTTCCACGCATTGTGATAGCAAGAGAGCATATAGAATCTTCATATATTCCTTATGCAAATGCTTTTGCTATTGATGAGAGTGTCAAAAACACCCATATTCTCCCCTCTAATTTGCCTATTTTTAATCTCAACGATGTGGGGCAAATTGCAGCATTTATCAATGCTTATCCCAAATCTACTTCATTTAAAGGAGCATAA
- the mog gene encoding molybdopterin adenylyltransferase gives MHTIKIGILVSSDRASQGVYEDISGKAIQEVLNEFILNPCEYHYHIISDEQELIEKNLKLLSDKKGCDLIVTTGGTGPAKRDVTPEATQNVCEKMLPGFGELMRSVSLKYVPTAILSRQSAGIRGKSLIINLPGKPKSIRECLEAVFPAVPYCIDLIEGGYIHANTANIHIFRPKT, from the coding sequence ATGCACACTATCAAAATAGGCATTTTGGTTTCAAGTGATAGAGCCTCTCAAGGTGTATATGAGGATATTTCAGGCAAAGCAATACAAGAGGTTTTAAATGAGTTTATTTTAAATCCTTGTGAATATCACTATCACATCATTAGCGATGAGCAAGAGTTAATAGAAAAAAACCTCAAGCTTTTAAGCGATAAAAAAGGTTGTGATTTAATCGTTACCACAGGTGGCACAGGACCAGCCAAAAGAGATGTAACCCCAGAAGCGACACAAAATGTGTGTGAAAAAATGCTGCCCGGCTTTGGGGAGCTTATGCGGAGTGTAAGCCTCAAATATGTCCCAACAGCGATTCTTTCTCGTCAAAGTGCGGGGATTCGCGGAAAAAGTCTTATTATCAATCTGCCGGGTAAGCCTAAAAGCATTAGAGAATGCTTAGAAGCCGTATTTCCTGCTGTGCCTTATTGCATTGATTTAATTGAGGGAGGCTATATCCACGCTAATACTGCTAATATCCACATTTTCCGCCCTAAAACATAA
- a CDS encoding BspA family leucine-rich repeat surface protein, producing the protein MQNTQEKIVTYEEIQENTMLKWFFDSKIKHTAEDEFFKEWQEYVKNEDMERIYLLEPLEAKSVKNLHWRDRLTMAQFIFLHPVYFSYEYYEFILQFIHDKKYLNILLYLLCISKKNQLEEIKKVILLLVDKGANINTLFYYKMSYDHEFEPLVFDLVSDYKYQDKKQKPKQLELLRFLLEIGADPNIKNIEGMNLLHYAVNTDSSFAQVVIESGKIKDINERVDKYRTDIFCDETALHIAVFDKQLSTIKALINAGADVNAINKWGETPLEMSESQSISKIIQKAGGKTLVELLESEEKAKNCKNSICEESEKIGKNKRQNEIIFQQNAIYYDTIHNEPLWKIFIEVSDEYLEKLNPIYYLYTKKDLEKIKSGDKYKPNKRDELKALVKDESINLKDIDISLITDMSFVFSDSERKDFSGIEDWDMSKVTNTNYMFYNAKNFNHPLNKWDMSNVSSMKGMFYEAQFFNQPLDKWDTSNVTNMSEMFYYARSFNQPLESWNVSNVRNMSDMFYRAQSFNQPLDKWDTSNVTNMSEMFHKALSFNEPLENWNVSNVRNMSGMFYGAQSFNQPLDKWDTINVTNMSKMFYYARSFNQPLESWNVSNVRDMGGMFGETDVFNQPLDKWDTSNVTNMSDMFYKAKKFNQPLESWNVSNVANMRNMFGETDVFNQPLDKWDTSNVTNMSEMFDKAKKFNQPLESWNVSNVRNMSGMFYGAQSFNQPLDKWDTINVTNMSKMFYYARSFNQPLESWNVSNVRDMGGMFGETDVFNQPLDKWDTSNVTNMSDMFYKAKKFNQPLESWNVSNVANMRNMFGETDVFNQPLDKWDTSNVTNMSEMFDKAKKFNQPLESWNVSNVRNMYGMFYETLSFNQPLAKWDIKSVENMKFMFSYAKSFNQNLDTWDLSKVKNKEFIADRKKVKLNIPIPTKQSSANEKLLKAILRSNVDNFHKAIKAGANINEPIEVIEDYDDCEEYEGCSFLAVALDKALYHLTYFNHGKRGKFNKEKYEKKYAKAFEILNTLKSLNPDESGIECSASDRLDSIIETRDMELYDDPAAYGYADFEDKMSEDEWLACDPVKEYLESLEKEYE; encoded by the coding sequence ATGCAAAACACACAAGAAAAGATAGTAACTTATGAGGAAATTCAAGAAAACACTATGCTTAAATGGTTTTTTGATAGTAAAATTAAGCATACTGCAGAAGATGAGTTTTTTAAAGAATGGCAGGAATATGTAAAAAATGAGGATATGGAAAGGATATATCTATTAGAACCTTTAGAAGCTAAAAGTGTAAAAAACCTGCATTGGAGAGATAGGCTGACAATGGCACAATTCATATTCCTTCATCCTGTATATTTTTCTTATGAATATTATGAGTTTATTTTGCAATTTATTCACGATAAAAAATATTTAAATATCCTGCTTTATCTTTTGTGTATAAGTAAAAAAAACCAATTAGAAGAAATAAAAAAAGTTATTTTGCTTTTAGTGGATAAGGGTGCAAATATAAATACTTTATTTTATTATAAAATGTCATACGACCACGAATTTGAACCACTTGTTTTTGATCTCGTTTCTGATTATAAATATCAAGACAAAAAGCAAAAACCTAAGCAGCTTGAGCTTTTACGCTTTCTTTTAGAGATTGGAGCTGACCCTAATATAAAAAATATTGAAGGAATGAATTTATTACACTATGCAGTAAATACTGATAGTAGTTTTGCACAAGTAGTCATAGAGAGTGGTAAGATAAAAGACATCAATGAAAGGGTTGATAAATACAGAACAGACATATTTTGTGATGAAACAGCATTACATATTGCGGTTTTTGATAAACAATTAAGCACTATAAAAGCACTCATTAATGCAGGAGCTGATGTTAATGCTATCAATAAGTGGGGAGAAACGCCACTAGAAATGAGTGAAAGCCAAAGCATAAGCAAAATCATTCAAAAAGCAGGTGGAAAAACTCTTGTAGAGCTTTTAGAAAGCGAAGAAAAAGCAAAAAATTGTAAAAATTCTATATGTGAAGAAAGTGAAAAAATAGGTAAAAACAAAAGACAAAACGAAATCATATTTCAACAAAATGCAATCTACTATGATACAATCCATAATGAACCTCTTTGGAAGATTTTTATAGAAGTAAGCGACGAATATCTTGAAAAATTAAATCCAATTTATTATCTCTATACCAAAAAAGATTTAGAAAAAATAAAAAGCGGCGATAAATACAAGCCAAACAAAAGAGATGAGTTAAAGGCTTTAGTAAAAGATGAAAGTATAAATTTAAAAGATATTGATATAAGCCTAATTACAGATATGAGTTTTGTTTTTTCTGATAGTGAAAGGAAAGATTTTAGCGGAATAGAAGATTGGGATATGAGTAAAGTTACTAATACAAACTATATGTTTTACAATGCTAAAAACTTTAACCATCCATTAAACAAGTGGGATATGAGTAATGTTAGCAGTATGAAAGGTATGTTTTACGAAGCCCAGTTTTTTAACCAACCCTTAGATAAATGGGATACAAGCAATGTTACAAATATGAGTGAAATGTTTTATTATGCCCGGTCTTTTAATCAACCATTAGAATCTTGGAATGTATCCAATGTTAGAAATATGAGTGATATGTTTTATAGAGCCCAGTCTTTCAACCAACCCTTAGATAAATGGGACACAAGCAATGTTACAAATATGAGTGAAATGTTTCATAAAGCTTTATCATTTAATGAGCCTTTAGAAAACTGGAATGTATCTAATGTTAGAAATATGAGTGGTATGTTTTATGGAGCTCAGTCTTTTAACCAACCCCTAGATAAATGGGACACAATCAATGTTACAAATATGAGTAAAATGTTTTATTATGCCCGGTCTTTTAACCAACCTTTAGAAAGCTGGAATGTATCCAATGTTAGAGATATGGGCGGTATGTTTGGTGAAACAGATGTATTTAACCAGCCATTAGATAAATGGGACACAAGCAATGTTACAAATATGAGTGACATGTTTTACAAAGCTAAAAAATTTAATCAGCCTTTAGAAAGCTGGAATGTTTCTAATGTTGCAAATATGAGAAATATGTTTGGTGAAACAGATGTATTTAATCAGCCATTAGATAAATGGGATACAAGCAATGTTACAAATATGAGTGAAATGTTTGATAAGGCTAAAAAATTTAATCAGCCTTTAGAAAGCTGGAATGTATCTAATGTTAGAAATATGAGTGGTATGTTTTATGGAGCTCAGTCTTTTAACCAACCCCTAGATAAATGGGACACAATCAATGTTACAAATATGAGTAAAATGTTTTATTATGCCCGGTCTTTTAACCAACCTTTAGAAAGCTGGAATGTATCCAATGTTAGAGATATGGGCGGTATGTTTGGTGAAACAGATGTATTTAACCAGCCATTAGATAAATGGGACACAAGCAATGTTACAAATATGAGTGACATGTTTTACAAAGCTAAAAAATTTAATCAGCCTTTAGAAAGCTGGAATGTTTCTAATGTTGCAAATATGAGAAATATGTTTGGTGAAACAGATGTATTTAATCAGCCATTAGATAAATGGGATACAAGCAATGTTACAAATATGAGTGAAATGTTTGATAAGGCTAAAAAATTTAATCAGCCTTTAGAAAGCTGGAATGTATCTAATGTTAGAAATATGTATGGTATGTTTTATGAAACTTTATCATTTAATCAACCATTAGCTAAATGGGATATAAAAAGCGTTGAAAATATGAAATTTATGTTTTCTTATGCTAAATCATTTAATCAAAATCTTGATACTTGGGATCTCTCTAAAGTGAAAAATAAAGAATTTATTGCTGATAGAAAAAAAGTAAAGCTTAACATTCCTATTCCTACAAAACAAAGCAGTGCAAATGAAAAGCTTTTAAAAGCAATTCTTCGTTCAAATGTGGATAACTTCCATAAAGCAATTAAAGCGGGAGCAAATATTAATGAACCTATTGAAGTGATAGAAGATTATGACGACTGTGAAGAATATGAGGGATGCAGTTTTCTAGCTGTAGCACTTGATAAGGCACTTTATCATCTCACTTACTTTAATCATGGCAAAAGAGGGAAATTTAATAAAGAAAAATATGAAAAAAAATATGCAAAAGCTTTTGAGATTTTAAATACTTTAAAATCTTTAAATCCTGATGAGAGTGGTATAGAATGTAGTGCATCTGATAGACTAGACTCTATCATAGAAACAAGGGATATGGAGCTTTATGATGACCCTGCCGCATATGGATATGCAGATTTTGAAGATAAAATGAGTGAAGATGAATGGTTAGCATGTGACCCTGTAAAAGAATATTTGGAAAGCTTGGAGAAAGAGTATGAATAG
- a CDS encoding ankyrin repeat domain-containing protein, producing the protein MKTLEEIKAMDRKQRNALQEELFALVLTNDIERVKAFLQEYPLQESFYEANIKDGTYKLFLFQVEYVLAEAAMAYEKYKDPAMIEFLQEWGLRIDYHHNGYGRNALTSYIEEGGEDEVVIKYLLDKGLTCEKRGDDGYGRTCMHWWARRNYYETLKIAITKAGANVDVLDRLGETPLFHSVEESSNYKATQILIELGANVNYYDGSYTPLDAAQGAKNKKLLKDAGAKSARSFRKIEKEAHLAFGVDLDEPDKEAYHAALDKLTDEQREEINKLVNQGIAEMMSKQKAK; encoded by the coding sequence ATGAAAACACTAGAAGAAATTAAGGCTATGGATAGAAAGCAAAGAAATGCTCTTCAAGAAGAGTTATTTGCACTCGTTTTAACAAATGATATAGAAAGGGTAAAGGCATTTTTACAAGAATATCCCTTACAAGAGAGTTTTTATGAGGCAAATATTAAAGACGGCACATACAAGCTTTTTTTATTTCAAGTAGAATATGTCCTTGCCGAAGCAGCAATGGCGTATGAGAAATATAAAGACCCTGCAATGATAGAGTTTTTACAAGAATGGGGCTTAAGGATTGATTACCACCATAATGGATATGGAAGGAATGCCTTGACATCATACATTGAAGAAGGTGGCGAGGATGAAGTAGTCATCAAGTATCTTTTAGATAAGGGCTTAACTTGTGAGAAAAGAGGAGATGATGGTTATGGCCGGACTTGTATGCATTGGTGGGCTAGGCGTAATTATTATGAGACTCTTAAGATAGCCATTACCAAAGCAGGAGCAAATGTAGATGTGTTAGACAGACTTGGAGAAACACCTTTGTTTCATTCAGTAGAAGAATCTTCAAACTACAAAGCTACTCAGATTCTAATAGAGCTTGGGGCAAATGTGAATTATTATGACGGATCTTACACTCCCTTAGATGCAGCACAAGGAGCTAAAAATAAAAAGCTTCTCAAAGACGCAGGGGCTAAGAGTGCTAGGAGTTTTCGCAAGATTGAAAAGGAGGCGCATTTGGCATTTGGAGTGGATCTTGATGAACCAGATAAAGAGGCTTATCACGCGGCGTTGGATAAATTAACAGACGAACAACGCGAAGAAATAAATAAACTCGTCAATCAAGGAATTGCTGAGATGATGAGCAAGCAAAAGGCTAAGTAA
- the moaC gene encoding cyclic pyranopterin monophosphate synthase MoaC, translating into MQLTHLNKQNNPTMVDVSDKHITTREAYASGVISMSEQAFESAINHTGKKGPITQTAIIAAIMGSKKTSEIIPMCHPLMINKINVDITPNPAEHSITLGVLVKCEGKTGVEMEALTGVSIGLLTIYDMLKAIDKSMVISDIALQSKSGGKSGDFVREDS; encoded by the coding sequence ATGCAGCTTACACATCTCAATAAACAAAACAATCCAACAATGGTTGATGTGAGCGATAAACATATCACTACACGTGAGGCTTATGCAAGCGGTGTTATCTCAATGAGCGAGCAAGCTTTTGAATCTGCTATAAATCACACAGGAAAAAAAGGTCCTATTACACAAACAGCGATTATTGCCGCTATTATGGGGAGTAAAAAAACAAGTGAAATTATCCCTATGTGCCACCCGCTTATGATAAATAAAATCAATGTGGATATAACCCCAAATCCCGCTGAACACTCTATCACACTTGGTGTTTTAGTCAAATGTGAGGGTAAAACAGGTGTAGAAATGGAAGCGCTCACGGGTGTGAGTATCGGGCTTTTAACAATCTATGATATGCTTAAAGCCATTGATAAGTCTATGGTTATAAGTGATATTGCTCTGCAATCAAAAAGCGGTGGTAAAAGTGGCGATTTTGTGCGTGAGGATTCTTAA
- the rmuC gene encoding DNA recombination protein RmuC: MLLHISTLLLIICASFVLSGGSIWLWLHHRFKKKQSQLIATHNATTQSLQIQIQNLEKHIQTLSLEYAQATTTLQMIESSHTQRLNDMQKVCEARLLEEKTRSEHMIHTLKEQFYHTQEEQDKNKEELKNAFKAISADILRQNTQSFNQMQLLSLQPLREEITRFTKQLNDNHTATLTQHTALQTQIEQLSKLNVQLSNDAHNLTNALKGGNKAQGNWGEIILQRVFENSGLQEGREYELQISMRDEQSQILRPDAIVKLPKSGNEQRCVIVDSKTSLVAYEKLCNAQNEMQKLSAQKELAHSIQMHFNNLSAKNYHQYLQGQKLDFVLMFIPIEGAFLEAMQYDSTLYDRAYQKGVVLVSPTTIMAVLKIIHNLWQIEYRDKNINKIFNEIKKLFERIEKFENVLEQLGRNIDTMRKTYDDVMTKYNGKQGIAPKSKDIDKLLKGTEILQIEEGR; the protein is encoded by the coding sequence ATGTTACTTCATATCTCTACCCTACTTCTTATTATATGTGCAAGTTTTGTTTTGAGTGGTGGCAGTATATGGTTATGGCTTCATCATCGCTTTAAAAAAAAGCAATCTCAACTTATCGCTACTCATAATGCTACTACACAATCTCTACAAATACAAATCCAAAATCTTGAAAAGCACATTCAAACACTTAGCCTTGAATACGCTCAAGCCACAACTACGCTCCAAATGATAGAATCTTCTCATACCCAGCGACTTAACGATATGCAAAAAGTATGTGAAGCACGATTATTAGAGGAAAAAACACGCTCTGAACATATGATTCACACACTTAAAGAGCAATTTTATCACACACAAGAGGAACAAGATAAAAACAAAGAAGAGCTAAAAAATGCCTTTAAAGCCATAAGTGCAGATATTTTGCGTCAAAATACCCAAAGCTTTAATCAAATGCAACTCCTCTCACTCCAACCTTTGCGAGAAGAAATCACAAGATTCACAAAGCAATTAAACGATAATCATACCGCTACGCTTACACAACACACTGCCCTACAAACACAAATTGAGCAATTAAGCAAACTCAATGTGCAGCTTTCAAATGACGCACATAATCTCACAAATGCTCTCAAAGGTGGGAATAAGGCACAAGGAAATTGGGGTGAAATCATCTTGCAACGCGTATTTGAAAATAGTGGTTTGCAAGAGGGACGAGAATATGAGCTACAAATAAGTATGCGTGATGAACAATCACAAATACTCCGCCCTGATGCGATTGTTAAATTACCCAAAAGTGGTAATGAGCAGAGATGCGTGATTGTGGATTCTAAAACTTCGCTTGTAGCATACGAAAAATTATGCAATGCTCAAAATGAAATGCAAAAATTAAGTGCGCAAAAAGAATTAGCACACTCCATACAAATGCATTTTAACAATTTGAGTGCCAAAAATTATCATCAATATTTGCAAGGCCAAAAGCTTGATTTTGTGCTGATGTTTATTCCTATTGAGGGAGCATTTTTAGAAGCAATGCAGTATGATTCTACGCTTTATGATAGAGCATACCAAAAAGGTGTGGTGCTTGTCTCCCCTACTACGATTATGGCAGTGCTAAAAATTATTCATAATTTATGGCAGATTGAATACCGCGATAAAAATATCAACAAGATATTTAATGAAATTAAAAAACTTTTTGAACGTATTGAAAAATTTGAAAATGTGCTAGAGCAACTTGGACGCAATATTGATACAATGAGAAAAACTTATGATGATGTAATGACTAAATACAATGGAAAACAAGGCATTGCCCCTAAGAGCAAGGATATTGATAAGCTCCTCAAAGGCACAGAGATACTTCAAATAGAAGAGGGGCGTTAG